Proteins encoded within one genomic window of Fusarium musae strain F31 chromosome 4, whole genome shotgun sequence:
- a CDS encoding hypothetical protein (EggNog:ENOG41), protein MATPPRAASHSLEGGTPEPLSPQSRFRAQLAALESSDDEVSSSNQYTGKHSKNRLDLPTQPTSDHEASDESDHVINRPRGKLAARMQRSWQQKESGNLSFLQKETTGDRIAKTHEPGEKATEEVDKADNISMPDAESQEDDAPVASRKLVRKAPSSPASKRTPRGSSPALFVSSPLRTSPTRSIHNGSDSEVDMPTPKPERFKAMLERRRQKRRDEDATKEVIEAEKRAKQQKVAQEMEEMVSDDDDSSITDDEGGRRLTQAERPSARKASKKAIEEMKRETQRMSRNMQLAHEAKTRKKITKNSLFERFNFRPAGEPEPDVASSSRVPTPHSDVEMQDADTPPSSPPVSKETATAVTNPETAAGDDEFDLPTIDSLAETTRLKPDKGKGKAVEIRTEQEQPVQNSRRQLRVKLPPVRANVTLVDSDDELEITTTAKDKIRAVFDMAPAKKAQEHSSVQALRALAQLKSPGKETRRKNENHGMTAGELQAYLYQKARQQAKVERDRRVDLLKAQGVVIQTAEERERQMQDAEDIVARARVEAQMIRQKEKAAAKKEAKENGEVDPLAWDDSEDDEYQASGNEADGEGSVVELSGSEDEEELSDEEQTDGNNMVEVEARDGESEASADENDDANLVASQDVQDDIEELPATRHRRLRKPIVLSDEEEDAVEMTPRPKTTVHMSPTAPNTQSPIAPRSVLRSAKKNFIPGLPVQGPAGLGLTQIFAGTMDDSQMNSADGPIQSLMPDFDHFPDSNFSATMDEPMEDMIADSQKNTQDITLNLSQSQMRGLDSLLQEESTQISEMIDFTQDGGLQAQTPLKNRFVEAPVSTTETMLVDQDDPTQASPLGRRGRLRRRMETSQRIQETPEPASAKKTDNVFEALREGAKNDHKKRLQPEFDHKNSKAKEMIQEQAEESEDEYAGLGGADGEDSDNESAASLKDIIDDTASNDIDGAKLAALYAAREQAEDEKQVEKLFKDITTGMLRRKRGAGYDLDDSDDDGEARRRMKRRQFAKMQKALFSDERVKKIAENPGNQAFLRTIEDRGSDDEMDFLDAPEEIVESSQSQSQDESSEAQTVPDSQPQKVLGPTGSRVPSYLRRTKDGKKPSNIGEVRETLSDLLEEPHGSVIPATEVGSDSEGEENTTAETRSDKENDTSNPRRGRVAVVDRISLKRNGSSNVSTGRLAFATASSSSFKVPALLRRATTNSFVSGTVSTTSSGSPAPASGFGEEAKIKKGASKKSGVHAFARDSERRAKLEQSERKREERKIKGAERRVGVVGGLLGKGSFE, encoded by the exons ATGGCTACTCCCCCACGAGCCGCATCCCACTCCTTGGAGGGCGGAACTCCCGAACCACTTTCACCACAGTCCAGATTCAGAGCGCAGCTTGCAGCTCTTGAGAGTAGTGACGATGAAGTATCCTCTTCAAACCAATACACAGGCAAACACTCAAAAAATCGCCTCGACCTACCAACTCAGCCCACATCTGATCATGAAGCGTCCGATGAATCGGATCATGTCATAAATAGGCCACGAGGCAAGCTGGCGGCTAGGATGCAACGGTCATGGCAACAAAAAGAGTCCGGGAATTTGTCTTTTTTGCAAAAAGAAACTACTGGGGATCGCATAGCGAAGACTCACGAGCCAGGAGAGAAGGCGACTGAAGAAGTGGATAAGGCAGACAATATTAGCATGCCCGATGCTGAATCGCAAGAGGACGACGCTCCTGTTGCAAGCCGAAAATTAGTTCGCAAAGCACCTTCATCGCCAGCCTCGAAACGCACCCCTCGTGGTTCCAGCCCAGCACTTTTCGTATCATCGCCTCTTCGAACTTCACCAACCCGATCTATACATAATGGTTCTGATTCAGAGGTTGATATGCCTACCCCCAAACCCGAGCGTTTTAAAGCGATGCTGGAGCGCCGCAGACAAAAGAGGCGTGACGAAGATGCCACTAAAGAAGTAATAGAGGCCGAAAAACGGGCAAAGCAACAAAAAGTCGCTcaggagatggaagagatggtctcggatgacgatgattcCAGTATTACCGACGATGAAGGCGGCCGACGACTAACACAGGCCGAACGACCCAGTGCTCGGAAAGCCAGCAAGAAGGCCatcgaggagatgaagagagaAACTCAGAGAATGTCGAGAAATATGCAGTTGGCACATGAAGCCAAGACACGGAAGAAGATCACCAAGAACAGTCTGTTTGAGCGTTTCAACTTTCGCCCGGCTGGTGAGCCAGAACCAGATGTGGCCAGCTCGAGCAGGGTCCCGACACCACACAGCGATGTTGAGATGCAGGATGCCGATACACCACCGAGTTCCCCGCCAGTTTCTAAAGAGACTGCCACGGCCGTTACAAATCCAGAAACcgctgctggtgatgatgaattcGACTTGCCAACTATAGACAGCCTGGCTGAGACAACCAGGCTCAAGCCAGATAAAGGAAAGGGGAAGGCTGTGGAGATTCGAACCGAACAGGAACAGCCTGTTCAAAACTCGAGGCGCCAACTTCGAGTCAAGCTCCCACCAGTGAGGGCCAACGTGACTTTGGTAGATTCGGATGACGAGTTGGAGATTACAACCACCGCTAAGGACAAGATTCGAGCTGTATTCGACATGGCGCCAGCAAAGAAAGCACAAGAACACAGCTCCGTTCAGGCATTACGCGCCCTTGCCCAACTAAAATCTCCCGGCAAGGAGACAAGGCGAAAGAACGAAAACCACGGCATGACAGCAGGAGAACTCCAAGCCTATCTATATCAGAAGGCTCGGCAGCAAGCCAAGGTAGAGCGTGACCGCAGAGTTGATCTGCTTAAGGCCCAAGGTGTCGTTATTCAGACCGCAGAAGAGCGTGAGCGTCAAATGCAAGACGCTGAGGACATCGTCGCTAGGGCAAGAGTGGAGGCACAGATGATCAGGcaaaaagagaaagcagCCGCCAAGAAGGAAGCGAAGGAGAATGGCGAAGTCGACCCCTTGGCCTGGGATGACAGCGAGGACGACGAGTATCAGGCATCTGGAAACGAAGCTGACGGAGAAGGATCAGTTGTCGAGTTGTCCggatctgaggatgaggaggaactcAGTGACGAGGAGCAAACAGATGGCAATAACATGGTCGAAGTCGAGGCTCGAGATGGAGAGTCTGAGGCCTctgctgatgagaatgaCGATGCAAATCTTGTCGCCAGTCAAGATGTTCAAGACGATATAGAAGAGCTCCCTGCCACGAGACATCGACGACTGCGAAAGCCTATTGTTCTttccgacgaggaggaggacgcaGTCGAAATGACACCGAGACCAAAAACTACTGTCCACATGTCACCAACAGCCCCAAACACCCAATCTCCAATTGCACCTAGATCAGTCCTCCGTTCAGCAAAGAAGAACTTTATCCCTGGTTTGCCAGTACAGGGGCCGGCTGGTCTCGGTCTCACGCAGATTTTCGCTGGTACAATGGACGACAGCCAAATGAATTCTGCAGATGGTCCAATCCAATCTTTGATGCCCGATTTTGATCATTTCCCGGACTCCAACTTCTCCGCGACCATGGACGAGCCCATGGAGGACATGATCGCAGACAGCCAAAAGAATACTCAAGACATCACCCTCAACCTTTCTCAGTCTCAGATGCGCGGCCTGGACAGCTTGCTTCAGGAAGAGAGCACTCAAATTTCCGAAATGATTGATTTCACTCAGGATGGTGGGCTCCAAGCCCAAACACCCTTAAAGAACAGATTTGTCGAGGCACCAGTTTCGACTACAGAGACCATGTTGGTCGATCAGGACGACCCGACCCAAGCTTCACCACTCGGCCGCCGTGGCCGCCTTCGCCGCAGAATGGAGACATCTCAACGCATTCAGGAAACGCCAGAGCCGGCATCGGCAAAGAAGACTGATAATGTTTTTGAAGCGTTGAGGGAGGGTGCTAAGAACGACCATAAGAAACGTCTCCAACCCGAGTTTGACCACAAAAACAGCAAGGCGAAAGAGATGATTCAGGAACAAGCCGAGGAATCCGAAGATGAATATGCTGGGCTGGGTGGTGCAGATGGCGAGGACAGTGACAATGAGTCTGCCGCTTCACTCAAGGACATCATAGACGACACTGCTAGTAACGACATTGACGGAGCCAAACTTGCCGCTTTATACGC CGCTCGAGAGCAGGCAGAAGACGAGAAGCAGGTAGAGAAGCTTTTCAAGGATATCACGACTGGCATGCTTCGCCGTAAGCGAGGTGCAGGCTACGACCTTGACGATTCAGACGATGATGGCGAGGCTCGTCGTCGAATGAAGCGTCGACAGTTTGCTAAAATGCAGAAAGCTCTATTTTCCGACGAGCGTGTCAAGAAGATAGCCGAGAACCCCGGAAATCAGGCCTTCTTACGAACGATCGAGGATCGtggcagtgatgatgaaatgGACTTTTTGGATGCACCAGAGGAGATTGTTGAGTCCTCACAATCCCAGTCTCAGGATGAAAGCAGCGAGGCTCAGACTGTTCCTGATAGCCAACCTCAGAAGGTTCTCGGTCCTACGGGTAGCAGGGTCCCTAGCTATCTGCGTAGgaccaaggatggcaagaagcCCTCCAATATCGGTGAGGTTCGCGAAACTTTGTCCGATCTGTTGGAAGAACCCCATGGTTCAGTTATCCCTGCAACTGAAGTCGGTTCAGACAGCGAAGGCGAAGAAAATACTACCGCAGAAACTCGCAGCGATAAGGAGAATGATACCTCCAACCCCCGCCGTGGCCGTGTCGCTGTTGTTGATCGTATCAGTCTAAAACGCAATGGTTCTTCCAACGTTAGCACTGGCCGCCTTGCCTTTGcaacagcatcaagctcctcattCAAAGTCCCCGCTCTGCTTCGCCGCGCTACCACAAATTCATTTGTATCTGGCACGGTCTCTACAACAAGCTCTGGCtcaccagcaccagcgaGCGGATTTGGGGAGgaggccaagatcaagaagggagCTAGCAAGAAGAGCGGTGTACATGCTTTTGCTCGTGACAGCGAGAGACGAGCAAAGCTGGAGCAGAGCGAgcgaaaaagagaagaaagaaagatcAAAGGGGCAGAGAGGAGAGTCGGAGTCGTGGGTGGCTTATTGGGTAAGGGTTCGTTTGAATAA